The Podarcis raffonei isolate rPodRaf1 chromosome Z, rPodRaf1.pri, whole genome shotgun sequence genome segment agccagcaccagcgcagcacatggaacaccgtttaccttcccgctggtaagcggtccctatttatctacttgcacccagggtgctttcgaactgctaggttggcaggcgctgggaccaaacgacaagagtgcaccccgccgcgggcattcgaaccaccaaccatgcgATCACCACAATTTGAACTTGAGTCAGCAGTGTGGTGCAGCCATGTGGCCTCAGTAAGGGAACCTGTTGTGGGGGTGTTGAGTTGGACCCCATCAGAATTCTGCACCCAGGGCCACAGTGGCCCTTGCACCCAcaccccatgctacaccactgtggGACAGGCAGGGTTAGGGGGAAGAAGACAAAGGATCCCAGTGGAACAGGACCCTGCCATGAGCAAAAAGGAGCCACTGTCACACCATCCCTCACTTGAAACATAAGATACAAAATGACAAAAGATGAGTTTTAGCAACCATATTTATAACTAATGAGTAACCTCAGCAGGAAAACTCTTTATAAAAAGTATAAATGGGTGTGACATCTTGAAATGAGCCCTCCTTCCCTGGGATAGGTTCAGGAACAGTTGGAGGGCAATGCAATAGGCACTTCAGAAGCCTGAGGGTCTGTGAAATTCATGCTGGCCCACAAGTCATTTGCATGCAGACTCCCTCCCAAAGGAAAATGAATGCAACAGCACATGGATTGGATGAGCAGACCAGCTCACCAGGCCTTCCGGCACAACAAGGTTTGCTTTCCAGAGAGAAGATTTGCTTCTGGCTCCAGGGGAAAAGCTGGGCCCCTCTGCTCTGGGTTTCCGCTTGAGAGACGCTCCCACATTCAGTGTGTCTCCATTCCAATCAGGCTGAGCCAGGCAGGACTGCAATTCATTCCACTGTACGCAGCACCCCCTTGTGGCTCACCATTTGCACCTGGGAAGCCAGAGGTCTGTGGGATCTGGAAAGGAATGTAttgctgttgctgcagctgctgctgccgccgccgctatGTAACAttgctagacacacacacactgcaaggaGAGCTGCAGGGCAATTTGTTTGTTAAGTAAATAAGCTCATGGAACATTAGCTTGAGCAGACCCAAAGCCTCAGGGTAAAAGAGTCACAGTCTGCGTAGTCCAACCACAGCAGCCAGGAAActggggggagggagcagggaggcaCCTATGCAACCCATCTGCTAAACCCACTGGCTGCTCACATCTGAGCTCTTTATTTTGAAGATGTGTAACGTGCCCCAGAGGGCGCCTGTCAGTTGTGGCTTCCTTGGCTCAGGTGTGTAGAGTCCACATCAAGTCATGTGCCTGCCAGATGACTTGGAAGCATTGTGGGCTTTTTGGGTGATGGGTCCTGCTCCcatacccacagctccaccccaaATTCTTGTGAGCTTCTGTTTCATTCCAGAAATGGATCTGGAGGGATTCATGGTTCCAGGCAGGATCTGAGCAGACCCAGTGAAAACTTGATAGAAACACTTTGGCTAAGCATACTCCTCCTCCACAACTAACCCTGAGGAAAGTGACCCattttcatttggtgcataaaaaTGGAAATTGAGAAGAGggctccaaaactgaaatctgagtTTCGGGCAAGTAAACAGCCTTTGGGTCCAAAGTGGCTCAGTCATGAACTGAGGCAAGAGAGGAATGGACAAGGGAGAgggctgcagggggtggggtgtttCCCTGAGAATGGCACAGCTATTGTGCATTAGCCAAGGGATACTGGTGAGTTAAACAAGAAAGAGGGGTATGGTCTCAACCAAGCCTGTCCTGATGTTCAGCTGGCCATTTCTACCCAGCACACATGGGGCAGCCACTTCAGCTTAATCCTTCATGTGAAATGTGAGGAGATTTTCCTCTCCAGCATTTCTGGGATAGGTTCCAGGTTCAGAATTTGTGTTGGGCTCAATCACTTTCCCTGGACAAGTATGGGGTTCCCCCTACCTGACTGGGGTGTGTCGAGCCCCCAAGGCAATGCTTGCTAAAGAGAGGCATCAATTGGAGCTCTAAAGTCGATGCAGAAGGAGCTGTAAATCTTCAAGAACTGAGGGGGAAACTCAATCAGGAGGGATCTTaaaagcctcaaagagcagaaagGGAATGAGACTGAATGAGACAGCACTGTCCGCTTGAGCAGTCAGGCAGCAGAACCAGGGCTAAAGAGCTTGTGTGGGATGGCAGGATTGCAGGCATACAAGCAATCTTCAACTAACACATTTCCAAAATCTTATAATCCTCACTGAAGCAGGTGGGTTCAGGCCCTAGCAAACACCAACATCCCACACACCCAAGTGCACACATCCCCTTCCTTTGCCCTCTATGCAGACTTAGGGAGCATAGGCAGTTCACAGGGAGAGGTTTTCTCTGAATGTGCTCCACGAACAGGAAGGACCTGGACCGGCTTAGAGATTTTCACAAAAGTGGTTGTCAAAATAAGATTGTAAGCAGGTAATGTGGTCTACTGTAGTGGGTTACTTGATGGGAATGTTCCAAATAAGCACCTGTCAGAGGCAGTGCTATTTGGCCCATTTGGGGGCGAGGGTGAGAGGAGGAACATGCAACTTGAGGAAAGAAATGGAGGGTGTCTGACCTTCTCAAAGCAGTTCAAGAGAGACTTAAAAGGACCCTGGTGAAAGTCACCAGGAACATACACCTGGGAATGGActaaggggagagaaagagtcagCTAGGGAGCAGCAGTTTGGTGGAGACAGGGTTACTGCAAGGCAGTCTGGATGGGAATCAGATGCAAGGAAATGCTGCTGCCTCAAATCCAGATGGCAGCGCAGTAGGTTAAGGTTTGGCTTTCCCCTCTTCTGTGGATGGGCTAATGGAACCATCAGAGAAGAAGTCATCCTGCTGGTCTTGCTTCACTTTGGTCTCCAGGGAGGTGACACGTTGCTTGAGCTTCATCTGGGCAGCATCATACTCAGCCAGGAGGCGGGAGAACCGGGCATTCAGCATGTCCAAGCTGGCCTCCAGCCTGCTCAGCTTTTGCCCCACATCCATACCTTCCATGCCCTCTGCTGCAGTTGCTTCATCTAACAGACCTTCTTTGGTGAGGATCTCTCGCCCACGCTCCTCCAGGACTTTCTTGGCATCTGGATACTCTGTCACTGCTTCCATGAGGTCCTCCTTAGACAGGCAGAAAAGGTCGGAATAGCCAATGCTCCGGATATTTGCCGTCCTCCGGTTCCCCATTTTGCTTCCTTTGATGTTGAGGATGCTGATCTCCCCAAAGCAGCAGCCTGCTGTGAGCATAGCATACTGGGTCACGCCATCATCTGCCACAACAGCCAGCTTCCCTTCCTTGATGATATACATCTCCTTGCCAATGTCCCCCTTCCGGCAAATATAGTCTCCAGGGCTGAATACCTGGGGGCGGAGCTTGAGCACCAGCTCCACCAGAAGCCCAGCCTCACAGTCCTGGAAGATCCTCACTTTCTTCAGCGTCTCCAGGTGGACGTTGATGGCTATCTCTGCCCGCAGCTTGTCAGGCAGGTTCTTCAGGACCTCCCACTCCTCCACAGTTTTCTTATTGGTCCACAGGTAGTCAAACCACTTGATCACCTTGGCCTCCATGTCCTTGCTCACTTTGCGGAACTGCATGTAATGCTTGACTGCATCAATCTTGGCCTGAAACTCTGCCCTGGTGGCGTTCATGTTGGAGATCATGGAGCCCACATTTCCCACAATGGTAGCAAAGATGAGGACACCAATCAGGAAGTCAAAGATGACGAAGAGATACTCTTCATCACGCACAGGCGGAGGGGTCTCCCCAATGGTAGTCAAGGTCAGTGTGGACCAATAGAGGCAGTAGATGTACTCCCTTGTCAAATAACCAAACTCTGGGTCTGAGATGTTGGGATACACCCAGGTGTCCTCTCCAAAGCCAATGGCCTTAGAGATAGCATAGTAAATGCAGGCATTCCAGTGGATGATGACCAAGATGTACATCACCAGGTTGCAGATTCGGAAGATGTTTGGGTAGCTGGTCCGTGTCTCCGTCCGGTCAAAGAACTCAAACATGCGGGAGAAATGCAGCAGCCGGTTGAAGCGCAACTCGGGGCGGTTTAAGCCGACGGCAAAGTAAGCAAAGTCAGTGGGCAAAACAGAGAGGACATCCAGCTTGAACTGCATGGTGGCAATGTACTTATCACGCAGCTTCTTGAGGTCCTTGACGAGTAATCCCTGCTCTAGGAAACCTGCCAGGGAAACACAGTGTGAGGCATTAAAACGCAGCAAAATCTTTGCCTAGTGCTGTCACTGCAGATATGGTGATGTGTTTATTTCCATCCAATCTGTTCATTCCACATGCCTTGGATTTCACCCATCTCCAGCCCCGTAATCCAACTAGAGCCAGGTagcagcagcatttggagagcaGGCAGGACTTACAGCACACAGGATTCTAAGCAAAACAGGCCTCCCATCCTTAGAGTGGTGAGCTTGTAGGGTGGGTGGTGATTGTTGAAAAGATGTCCCAGCCCCAGATAGTGGGAGAGCATGAGATTCTGcactcctcccacccaccccacagcaTTCAGATCATTCATCAGCTCAATATGATATCAAGGCAGAGGCTTTTGCCAGACCTGAATATTGATGCCCAGGTGGGTAATTTTAAGAAAATTATTCAGCAGTGAAGGCTGATAAATCTTTCATTGGGGAACTCTATTTTTCAGAACTGCCATTAATAAGATTTGCTTTATTGGGGCCATTTTCTGTCTCACAAGTGCTGGAGGTGGAATCCTTAACCACCATAGTGAGATGAAGGCTGAGCCAGGTTCCTCCCCACACAGCTCCCTCACCTGTGTGAAAGCGGATGACAATGTCTGCGATGTAGATGCTATCTGCGATGTAGTCTAGAACTAGCCACCAGATCCAGTACTTCCTTTGGAGGTCGTTGAAACAGGCCCTGTGGtgaggagggtgagagagacaaTTAGAAGGCAGCAGCCCTCTGGTGGCTCGGGCAGCTGATTGGGAAGCAAGGAGGCCAAGCTGCACCACTATCTGGACAGGGGTAGCCTAACTTCAGTTGTCTACGCTCTGGTAACCTCTGGGTTAGATTACAGCAacatgttatttgtggggctgcctctgaaaacagttcagaaacttcagctagtgcagaattcggtAGCCagattgctcactggggcaagatggtttggaCATATTGCCCTgttcctggcccaactgcactggctgccaattcatttccgggcccaattcaaaatgcctCACACTGTGTTTCCCTGGCAGGTTTCCTGGAGCAGGGACTACTCATCAAGGACCGCaagaagcccttcttcatgtgccttttCCACAAGGTTTCTAGAGGGCAGTAACATGACagcaggccttttcagtggtggcaccccacttatggaatgatctccccaggAAAGCTCATGTGGTGCCTTCATGACATTAtctttaagcaccaggcaaaTATGTTTCTTTATAATGAGGCCTTTGACTTATTAAACATTCTatgacattttaaatgtgtttgggggcgTTATGGGCGGTTgctcttgttttattatgtattcgtgttctcattttgtatttttatgttgggaACCATCCTGCGATATTCCAATGAAGGATGGTATactaatttaataaatgaataaaatagaaataataagTAATTCCATATGTTGGAAGTGTCATAAGCAGCCTCCCAGAGTTTCAGCAGTGAGTTAACCCTGTAACTACTGAAACTCCAGCAAATTAAGGATTGTTAAATCCATGCTTCCTAGGAAGAGAAGTTCTGGGGGAGAGGATCAGGAGAGAAACAGCAGCGGGGAGAGGAGTCACAAGGACTCACATCATGCTCTGCAGATTGGTGCAGATATGTGCTCTGGGCGGAATCTGCACCCCCCCTTCTCTtgtgcccaccccccaaaaacatgGGTTCCAAGGACTCACCGTGCTACCAACGTGCACCAGTTATACAGGACTGGGACTGCAATGACCATAAGCCATCGGTAATACCAGTCCCCTGCGGGATTCATCACAAAGACTTTCCATTTCTTCCTGCAGATAGAAGCAAAACATTTCAGTGGCCGCAATGAGTCTTCAATGGATCTGGCCTAGAGGAGAGATGGTGGTGGAGAGAGCCTGCAATCTTCAAATCCCTAGTCTAAATTGCAGCTAAGGCATGAATTCACACTGTGGGGGTGGGTGTGATTTGGAGTACATAAAACTGAAAGGGTTAAGTGAGCACACACAGACCTCCTTTACCCAGACAGATGACCAGAGGTGGCCACAGCACAGTGACTGAGAAGTAAACACCCCAGGcccaccccttccttccatcCAAATGTCCAATCAGCCTTCCTGTTCCTGAAGCGTCTCATACCTTCTAAGCCGCCCAGCGAGAACATCAGAAGAACCCTGCAGCAGCTGATCAGGCTAAAGagagcccatctagttcagcatgctgttctcacagtggccaacaagatgccccaAAGGAAAGCCCCCCCAGCTGCCTGCTCTCCACTTCGGGTGTTCTGAGGTCTCCATCCAGTACTTCAGATTGTTACAAAAGTGTCCAACCCCATCTTAGGCCTCATgggagagggaaaggggtggGCCGGCTCACAGGGCATTAGATGGGAGAAGGCAGGAGGTCCTGGCTGCTAGAATCACTAGAGCAAGCCCAACCTCCTGTTCCCTGAAAGGCCTTGATGGCATACCTTGAAGGCTGTCAAAGTATGGCAATTTTTATTTCTAAAGTGTAGAATGGGAAGAAAAGGAATGCTCTGTTCCTCTCCTCAGCCTTGTCCACAATGACCAACAACCTCAGCACTTGCACAACAGCCTTACACAATGGCCTGAACACTCTTGCCTGCTCCTGTTTTGCAAAAGCCTCACTGGGCCACAGCAGCCCAGAACCATTGCTGCTCTCTGGTAATTAACACATTCCACTTAACCTCTCAGGGAAGACCCTGTTTGCTCAGTGCCAAAGACCCTGGCTGATTGTGAGTCTCTTTCACTCTCCAGCAGCCTGCCCTTTCTTCTTTGCTCAAATTACCATGGCTAATGGCAAGGTCCAACCTTACCAATGAGGCCTGCCCCTTATTTatggtggaggaggaaaaaagaaaaggaagagaaaaaggggaaagaagcagGAGGGGGAAGATGAGGAAGAagtaggaggagaaggaggaaaagaaagaaaaagaggagggggaggaggaggaggaggaaggaggaggaggaggaggaggagaagaagaagaagaggaagaagaagaagaagaagaagaagaagaagaagaagaagaagaagaagaagaagaagaagaaagtgaagaagaggaggaagaagaggaagaggtaggaagtgggagaaagaagaaagaggaggaggaagaggaagatgaggAAGGAGATGGGGGTGAGAAGAAGAGGGAAGGTGGCCTATGATTTCCTCTCCTGGCCCATGCAAAGCCTCCCAcagcagctccagccagccaggAGGGAGTCTCACTTTGTCTTTCTTTCATGGGTATCAAACCCATCGCCCCTTGCTGCAGCTACTGCCAAAGTCTTGACATCTGGTCCTCGAAATCGTTCCAGGAAGGAGTCTGGCCGCCGCTCTTCTTCTTTCAAGCCTTTATTGGCCCAACCCCGGATAACCATCACCAGGCGGGCTATCCtagaaaaggaagagagaagggaaagggtCAAGCTttgcaaatggggaggggggagagaacacCCTTACATTTCCAGTGGAGCAGTGGAGTAGAGTCTCCCCTCACATTCACCCTGGGCAGGAGAAGTGtacagtttttctccctctctctccctctgagcTGCAGTTACACAGCCCCACTCTGCCCATTGCTTCCCCCTAAGTGCCTAATCTAGGTGCTGAAGCATCTCACTCCTTCTAAGCTGTCAGGAGGGATCAAAAGAAGAGCCCTGTAGCTGGATCaagacaatggcccatctagtccaccatcttcttctcacagtggccatccagatgcccattatggaaatctgcaagcaggattcgaacacaagagcactcccctctcctgtggtctccagcaactgggattcagatgcATTTTTGCCTTTAACAGTGCAAGTGGagtatagccatcctggctagtcaccattgatagccatcttctcctccattaaTCTGTCCAATCCATTTTTAGAGCCATCCAAGTCTGTGACCTTCACTGTCATCAGCTTTCCTGGGAATCAGCAAAAGAGGAAGACAAAGTCCTCGGGGCTTGTGAGGGTTACGAAGCCTCCTCTTGCACATCTTGTTCAATCAAGTGCTTCTTAGGAGGAGAAACAGCAGAGGGTTCTTCAGCAGCCACAGCTAGCAGGGCCTCCCTTGAAACTCCTACCATGTTCTAGGCCATCTCCACAAATGGCCCTTATGGGCTTTCAAGAGCACCCCCAGCAGGGTAGAATTGTGggcaagggccatagcttagtggccagagcacctgctttgcatgcagaaggtcccagcttcaacccCTGGCAGCATCAcgaggtggggctgggaaaggactcctgcctgaaactgtgCATAGGCAGGATTagataatactgagttagatgggctAATGCTCTGCCTGAGTAAATGACAATCTCTTATGTTCCTAAGTCTTGAAACACCAGCTCAGCTATGGGTAATGAGtcaaaataatagaatcatagaattgtagagttggaagggatccgcaAGGGCCAcctagttcaatcccctgcaatgcaggagtcacagctacaagaatccctggcagatggccttctgacctctgtttaaaacctccaatgaatggAGAGTCCACCATCATCTAAGCGAGTCCGTCGCACTGTTGAatggctcttaccctcagaaagttcttcataaggttgagtcggaatctcctttcttgtaacatccCCATCTAGAGCGGAGTAGCTCATGGAGACTACTCTTTGGTTTTGCTGATgggcacaatttcagcacaaCTTCCACACCCACCCaggctgacccccccccccacttccaaagACTGCTGCTCCACAGAGTGGTGGGCTCCTGTTGCATTTTCCATCTCCGCTGCAAAGGCTACCACAAAGCCTGAGGAGGAGACACTTTATCTTGGCTGTGCTTCATCAACCCCACAAGGAGCCCCATAAGAAGTACCTGGAGAGGCCTCCTGTCTTGTGGGATTTCTCGTCCACATTATCCAAGGCGGCAACACGCTGAAGTTCTGAGGACGTGTCATCATTGGCTGACGGCACTCTGTAGAGAGACCAGGTAGGAAGGATGACCCTTGGCTGCCAAGCAGAGGTGGGAATGGAGCGGAACACCCTCCCCTCATAAGGGGGTCTGCCCCTCTCACTGCCACTGCCTCCTCCTCAAGCTCCCTTCCCACATCAAAGCAAGAACTCCACATCAATCCAAGTTGATTGACTTGGGAGTTGTAATGACTCCCATATTGTCTAGCCCTAGagaacccccccccacacacacacattaagggAGTTGATTTGTGACTGTGCTCAACATAGGCAGGAAAGCAAACTGGAGGATTTTGGGAACTACAGCCTACCTCCTGCCTTGACCACAAGGTGGAGACCTAATCTGAGATCCTATCCCTGCTGGCTGCAAGGAGAACCTAGAGGAGACAAAAATCAGATCTCCTCTCACCTGTCCCAGCCACCCTTATTCCAGAGCACGCAGTGCTGAGATGCAGAGAAGTCAAGCATTTGCTTGAGAAATGCGGGGGTGGGATCTGAAAGGGCTGCTTCACAAAAGCCCAGCTGTGGAGGGTCCCAATACATTTTCAGAATCATAGATTGATAGAAATGCAGAGTTGATAGAAATgcacactgagggtcatctagtccaaccccctgcagtgcaggagtcaGACCTCTTGGCTCATAGGGGGATTGAACCCGCAACATTGGCATcattagcaccatgctctaaaAGTGTGTTTCCTATTGGAACTCAGAGTTGTGAATTCGCCCATGGAGGAAACTTTTCCCGGGGCCTCCACGCTCACCAGGAAGGACTATTTGCTCTCATCCCTGAACTCCTTCCCAAGTGGCCCCAAAGGCTTCCTCATCTCCCTTAGGCACAGACTGACCCCTATTCAGTTATGCTAGGCAACAGCCCAGGCCCTTGCAGAGGGGTGGGCAACCAGATACACTTGCCCTGGGCCTTAGAGGGCTAAAACAGCTGGGGGCCCTGCTAAGGGCATGACAGACTTACACAGTCAAGCCAAGAACAAGATCcctgccctgggcctcagacaagctctgtatGGGTATGCAGCAAGCAATTATTGAAGAGCATGTTTTGGGTGCCTTTCCTCCCTCAACACTGGGTATCCAGTGCCAAGCTGGCTCTTGGGCCAGGGACCCCTTGCAGCAGACCTCAAGGCCACCTGCTCTGAGAGTTACCTGCTGTGGTTGCTGAGCTCCTTTCTCTCTGGGTCCCCATTGGCAGCAGTTTTCATGGGCTCCTGTGGCTGATGGTTGGCAGGTGAAGCCTTCAGACCGTTGGTTTTCTCCATCTTTCTCCATGCACAgaaggcagcagcggcaggagggAGAGGAACCTGTGCCAGGAAACACAGAAAAGAACGAATACCCaggaaagaatcctgggaacatgACCTCCTCATGTTGCTTTCTTCCAATGAGTTGTGGGGAGTAGGTGCTGCCCCAGTGCAAACAGAGACCACCAGGGAGCTCCTCCTTGGCTTAAGGTGGGGCTTGCCAGCTTCTGGCCCAGAGAGCTCACTCATCCCCTCCCACCATCTAAGTACATTTTCCTAGCCCACAAAAGCCCCACTGATTTTGGTGCCAGCtgccaaattaaaacaaataagaaCCTAGACACAGCATGGAAGAGGCCTGAGAGGTTGTAACATCATTTGGTGAGGGACAGGGGCACTAACCCCCTCTTCAGCTGATCTGTACAGGGAAGCACCATGGCAcaagggtagagcatctgcttgctttgcagaaggtcacaggttcaacccCACACAtggcagcatttccaggtaggcctgggaatgtCAGCTAGAAAGTATACTACAGATCAGGAAAAATGCCACTAGACTCAAGAGGAGCCCAGCATAGTTAGAGAGCCCAGCATATTTAATGAGCACTGTATCAGTTGAGAGAACTGTACATTCCAAGGCAAGTTTTCCCCAACTCCTGAGGAAGTTTTTCGATCACATTGTAGTCACCTTTTTATGTTTTGCTGGTGTTTTCCCATGCTTTTGTAATTTTACCCATTAATTCGCTTGAATTTTATGGGATTTTAACGCTTATGTTCACTGTTTTGGTATGTTCGGTTTAGAGGTTGCTTATAGCCGCAGTGActgtgtagccaggatttttgttttgggggcaggactgggggggcaggcaggacttttgttgggggggacaGAACCGTTGTGAATGGTCAggtagttaagtatttctattgttttacttgatttaggggagggcagctgcccctccctgcccaacccttggctatgcccatggttggAGGAATGTCATCACCCACATATGCACCACCAGGCACTGTTCCCTCCAACTCACAGAGACAAAAGGCCCCCTTTGCTTAGTCTTCCTGCCATGATTTGCTTTCTGGCTCTGCTCAGGAGCTCCTGGGGACGCCATCAGACGGGCGACCTTTCCTTTATCTTGGAAGAGTGAATTCTCCCAAGCTAGGCACAGGTTCCCTCTGGCACCCGGAAATTTGGCAAATGCCCACCTGCCATCTTTAGTGACCTGTGGCCCCTCAGCTTCTTTCCAATCACTGAGGGGATGAAGATCAGATGTCAGCCACCAGCCTTCAAGGACTGATTAGCTGTCCCAAATCGGCCAATTGCTTGTAGTGGCCAATCCCCGTTTTCAGTTTCTCAACAGAATGACAGAGATGTGATTCATCTGCTTCTCAATTACAATAAAGAGAAATGAaagcttcattttaaaatgtcagtttTTGTCACTGTTTTCAGACTCTGCAAATGTGAGCTAACTGAGTAAATGCATAAATGCTTGAAACTTAAATTTGAATTCTATAGTGTACAGGGGAATTCTGCTTCATGCTCTATTTCTCCACTCTTTAAACTCTCAGGGTCCCCTGCCTTCCACACCCGCTTTCTCTCCCATGTGGTCCCTCCATGTTATTATTCAAGGCTTCTCCCAGAGGCTTTCATCTTTGTCACTGTTGCCAAGGCAACCACATCAGCATAAGCCCTTCCCTAACAACAGGTGTGAGGTGCTCTCCTAGCCATTCTCAATAGATCCACAATAGTAATGAGAGCCCCAGCAGATGGGTGGGGGGCACTGGGGAAGAGTGCTGTTCATTCTAGATTTTACAATGGTTATgaagagagagatggaaatgGCAAATATCTGTTGACAAAGGAAACCACTATAACTAGCGGGGGGCGGGGTGCATGGCTTCTGATAGACTTTTGCATGGCAGCTATTAACTGTTGCTATAGTATACTTAAAGTGCCATActattttttttgcagctggttaATCCTCCCTTGTTAACTCTGGTTGTCAATTACTGTGCTTATTTCAGCAAATGTAAACAATCAAATCCCATGGGAGGCTAATGGCAATATATGCACAGTGTATAACATGTGGTTCACTTTGCACCAAAAACTCAAATTGTTACTTGAATGATGGATCGGGGTGGGATAACACCAGTTATAAGCACATAAGGGTTCACAGCAGCAGTAACTGGGCAACTGGGCCAGTTGAAGCCCAGCAACCATAGTCACTAAACTCCATTCAGCTCCCTAGCCCACCTCAACATCACAGCTGTCTGGATACCACCCAGACCGGGATACCACCaaaccttcccttcctccttcccacagGCCTTTTGGTGCCATTTTGTCAGATTAATTTCATGGGTGCATTAGGAAATCCCAATTGTTACGCCTATATAGATCCCAAGACTTGGGCTCCCAGCATGAGCAAAAGGGTCCAATCACTTACCCAAGTCAGTTCATAATGTAACAGACAGTAGGGTTGAGTTGGAGACGGAGAGGGGGACAAATGCAAAGCACCCCAGTTAACACCCCTCAGCTTTCAAAGGGCAGATCTCTGAGCCTCTTACTTCATCTGTCGCTCAGGTTGCACTTCCTGCATGCTTTACCAAAACACTGGTGGGAGGACAAGGTTTGGTGGTGCTGGATGAATCCCAATTGAGCTAGTCCTGCCTTTTGGGGAGGTGGGAGTAGCTCCAGACAATGAGCAGGGATTGAAGCTGAAGCGGGGGAGGAAGAGAGTGTCCCCTgccccatacacacacacgtacacgaGATCAGCTCTGGTTATGTGACATACTAGAAGTCCTCAGCACCTTCTCCCTTGTGCCTTCTAGACAGAGGTAGTCCTGTGAAGCAGGGGTTCTCAGCAAGGAGCCAGGAAGGAGGCCCAGCACTCGACAACAGATGGAGGGAGCACAAGGcaatgtgtgtatgagagagatgcCCTCTACACCCTACTAGGATGTCACTCAACACTTGCACTCAGGACATTCCGGGGCAGTTGGAAGAGTCTGTTGCGGAAGCAGGAAGAAGTCAGTTGGAAGccaaagagagaaggaaagaggcttGTCAGCTGGTGACCGTCCCCTGGTTAACTACTAACTAACAAAACCTTGCCAGCATTATTGAGCAGACATTATTC includes the following:
- the CNGA2 gene encoding cyclic nucleotide-gated olfactory channel isoform X2, whose product is MEKTNGLKASPANHQPQEPMKTAANGDPERKELSNHSRVPSANDDTSSELQRVAALDNVDEKSHKTGGLSRIARLVMVIRGWANKGLKEEERRPDSFLERFRGPDVKTLAVAAARGDGFDTHERKTKKKWKVFVMNPAGDWYYRWLMVIAVPVLYNWCTLVARACFNDLQRKYWIWWLVLDYIADSIYIADIVIRFHTGFLEQGLLVKDLKKLRDKYIATMQFKLDVLSVLPTDFAYFAVGLNRPELRFNRLLHFSRMFEFFDRTETRTSYPNIFRICNLVMYILVIIHWNACIYYAISKAIGFGEDTWVYPNISDPEFGYLTREYIYCLYWSTLTLTTIGETPPPVRDEEYLFVIFDFLIGVLIFATIVGNVGSMISNMNATRAEFQAKIDAVKHYMQFRKVSKDMEAKVIKWFDYLWTNKKTVEEWEVLKNLPDKLRAEIAINVHLETLKKVRIFQDCEAGLLVELVLKLRPQVFSPGDYICRKGDIGKEMYIIKEGKLAVVADDGVTQYAMLTAGCCFGEISILNIKGSKMGNRRTANIRSIGYSDLFCLSKEDLMEAVTEYPDAKKVLEERGREILTKEGLLDEATAAEGMEGMDVGQKLSRLEASLDMLNARFSRLLAEYDAAQMKLKQRVTSLETKVKQDQQDDFFSDGSISPSTEEGKAKP
- the CNGA2 gene encoding cyclic nucleotide-gated olfactory channel isoform X3, yielding MSELSGPEAGKPHLKPRRSSLVVSVCTGAAPTPHNSLEESNMRRSCSQDSFLGIRSFLCFLAQVPLPPAAAAFCAWRKMEKTNGLKASPANHQPQEPMKTAANGDPERKELSNHSRVPSANDDTSSELQRVAALDNVDEKSHKTGGLSRIARLVMVIRGWANKGLKEEERRPDSFLERFRGPDVKTLAVAAARGDGFDTHERKTKKKWKVFVMNPAGDWYYRWLMVIAVPVLYNWCTLVARACFNDLQRKYWIWWLVLDYIADSIYIADIVIRFHTGFLEQGLLVKDLKKLRDKYIATMQFKLDVLSVLPTDFAYFAVGLNRPELRFNRLLHFSRMFEFFDRTETRTSYPNIFRICNLVMYILVIIHWNACIYYAISKAIGFGEDTWVYPNISDPEFGYLTREYIYCLYWSTLTLTTIGETPPPVRDEEYLFVIFDFLIGVLIFATIVGNVGSMISNMNATRAEFQAKIDAVKHYMQFRKVSKDMEAKVIKWFDYLWTNKKTVEEWEVLKNLPDKLRAEIAINVHLETLKKVRIFQDCEAGLLVELVLKLRPQVFSPGDYICRKGDIGKEMYIIKEGKLAVVADDGVTQYAMLTAGCCFGEISILNIKGSKMGNRRTANIRSIGYSDLFCLSKEDLMEAVTEYPDAKKVLEERGREILTKEENPQE
- the CNGA2 gene encoding cyclic nucleotide-gated olfactory channel isoform X1, which encodes MSELSGPEAGKPHLKPRRSSLVVSVCTGAAPTPHNSLEESNMRRSCSQDSFLGIRSFLCFLAQVPLPPAAAAFCAWRKMEKTNGLKASPANHQPQEPMKTAANGDPERKELSNHSRVPSANDDTSSELQRVAALDNVDEKSHKTGGLSRIARLVMVIRGWANKGLKEEERRPDSFLERFRGPDVKTLAVAAARGDGFDTHERKTKKKWKVFVMNPAGDWYYRWLMVIAVPVLYNWCTLVARACFNDLQRKYWIWWLVLDYIADSIYIADIVIRFHTGFLEQGLLVKDLKKLRDKYIATMQFKLDVLSVLPTDFAYFAVGLNRPELRFNRLLHFSRMFEFFDRTETRTSYPNIFRICNLVMYILVIIHWNACIYYAISKAIGFGEDTWVYPNISDPEFGYLTREYIYCLYWSTLTLTTIGETPPPVRDEEYLFVIFDFLIGVLIFATIVGNVGSMISNMNATRAEFQAKIDAVKHYMQFRKVSKDMEAKVIKWFDYLWTNKKTVEEWEVLKNLPDKLRAEIAINVHLETLKKVRIFQDCEAGLLVELVLKLRPQVFSPGDYICRKGDIGKEMYIIKEGKLAVVADDGVTQYAMLTAGCCFGEISILNIKGSKMGNRRTANIRSIGYSDLFCLSKEDLMEAVTEYPDAKKVLEERGREILTKEGLLDEATAAEGMEGMDVGQKLSRLEASLDMLNARFSRLLAEYDAAQMKLKQRVTSLETKVKQDQQDDFFSDGSISPSTEEGKAKP